DNA from Thermococcus bergensis:
CCATCCATTTCCATTATATGAGTCAACCAAAAACCCAATACCCCTCTCAACGGCCTTAAAGACTAAAGAACGTTTATTACCCTCATAAAGGGAGAGGGCCTTTTTCAATGCGATTACTGCATAGGACGTATCAACCACGTTGCTCACGCTATCCTCGTAATACCCCCAGCCACCATCGGGATTTTGTCTCGCTAAAAGGGCATCAACAAAGTAATCGATGTCCCCTATCGTGAGGTTCTCAACAGCAGGGTAGCTAGAAGTGAGTGCTATCAGCGAGAGACTAAGCTGCTGTGTGGTCTCCATGTACTCTCTTCCCTCTAACAGGAACTTCGTTGATGCGTCAAGAATAGGCACTGCCCCAGCATAAGGGATTATCATCATCACAATAAGCAAGACAGGAATAACTCTCTTCATTCTCGGCACCTCTAAACTAGCTTTTACCATATATTACCCATAACTAAATATTACTCGACTCCAAACAAAATAAAGATTGCGGAAAAAGAGTTAGTGCTTTATAAAGCGATCCTCTTTGCTGACGTTGTCTCTCATTATCAAAACCACTCTGCTCGGGGGGTACTCGTCTTCTATGTGGTATCCGGGCAGATACTTCACGAGCTCCTCTGCAAAGGCTTTTATGTCCTTATGGCTCGGCATATTGTTGATCGTTAGTCTGTTCCTTGAGAAGCCCACAAACATATAGGCTTTAGCCTCAACGAACATGGGTTTAGCTTTCATTATGAGGTTCGCATAGCCTTCTGGATTGTGCATATTTTCGCCCTTAACGAGGGTAAGCCTTATGACAGTCCTTACCGGCAAATCCCTCATGAGCTCGAGTGTTCTGTTTATTCTCTCCCACCCATCCGGAATCATCGGCACGTTTACCTTTTGATAAGTCTCTTCATCTGGAGCTGTTAAAGAGACGTAAAGCTGTGTGGGGAGCTTGTTTTCTTTTATCATCTTTTCCAAAACCTCTGGCTCAGTGCCGTTGGTGACTATGAACGTTGTGAAGCCCCTTCTGTGGAATTCTTCTACAAGATCCCCTATCATTGGGTAAAGCATGGGCTCGCCGGAGAGGCTTATGGCAGCATGCTTAGGCTCCATGGCCTCTTCAAGCTTTTTGGCGTTTATCTGGTCTTTTACCCCCCAGTAGCCGCTCAAGAGTTTTCTTTGGGCCTCTATGCTCTTCTCCACTATGTAACTCGGCTCGTCCCACGGCTGTGGGAGTTCAACTCCCAGAAATCCCTCCATCGGGCGCCAGCAGAAGATGCAGTTGTGCGTGCACCATGCCGTTACCGGGGTCATCTGCAGACAGCGGTGGGATTGGATTCCATAAAACTTCTGCTTGTAGCAAAAGCGATCGTGTTTTATACTCTCTTTTAACCAGTGACAGAGCTTAACCGAGCTGTGATGACCTATGAGAGCGTAATGTTGCTTCTTAAAAAGATTCGCAATCTCCTCGGGCATGTTTGGTTTTACATCCATTAGCCTCACCTAACTTTGCTTTGGGAAGAGGTTTAAAAATTTTTGCAATATATTTTACTGTCGAAAAATATTTCGGCGAAAGACTTAAATACCCCTATGTCCATCCAACTTCCATGCACGAGCTAAAACCAATGATTATAATCAAAACACGTGAGAGAATCTTTGAAAGGGAGTTCTTTGAGGAAGAGGGCGAAATGGAATCAAAGCCCAAGGTTAGGTTTATCCAAGAGGTGCCAAGAATCAGGCTCGCCTAGCTGTAATAACCACAATCTCCTCAAAGAAGTACCTTTCCTTAGCTGTTATTTCTGCAACGAAGCCTTTAGATTGAAGTTTTTTTAGGGTCTCTTCTATTCCGGTTATCGAGGACTGGGCTATCTGAACAATCCCATTCTCTTTGAGATAATCCGGAAACTCCTCGAGAAACCTGTCCAAGACTTCTCTTCCGCTTTCTCCGCCAACAAGGGCAAGGTCTATAGGCTCTTCCGGCTCGCCCGGGAGATATGGGGCGTTGAAAGTGATTATGTCAAACTTCCCTTCAACGTTTTCAAAAAGGTCGCTCTGCCGGAACTCGACGTTGGTTATGCCGTTTAGCCTGGCATTTTCCTTTGCCAATTCAACTGCGAGTGGGTTAATGTCCACCCCAAGAACGAACTTGGCTTTTTTGGCCATTAAAAGGGCTATTATCCCGGTTCCAGTGCCCATATCAAGGGCTATATCACCCGCTTTAACCTTCAAATTCCTGGCTAACAAAAAAGTGTCTTCAGAGGGTTCATAAACCTGAGGATGGAGCTTAATTTTAAGGCCGTGATAAATCATAAAAACACCGAAAAAGAAAGAAATCACTTCTTCCACTCTGTGTAGCCGCACCTACCGCAGGCCCATCTGTCCTTGTGGTTTGCCATGAAAACTCCTGGACCGCATCTTGGGCAGAACCTGTTCTTCCTTTCAACTTTTCCGTCCTTGACTTCGTAGAACTTCCACTTTTGGGAGGTTTTCTTACCCTTGGCCATTTAAATCACTCCCCCTCCTGTATTATCCCATCTCTCTTCAAGATGTACTCGGGCTCTATGTAGAGCATTCTCTCCTTGCTCTCATAAGCCTTGGCATAGCCCTTGGAAACACGGCTTCCGAAGTAGCTTCTTATGTACTGGATAACGGTTGTCTCCGGGTTCAGGTCGAGCATTGCAACGAGCTTTCCTTTGACGTCCTTCCTTGAGGGAGTTGGCTCACCTTCGTGGATGACCTCAAAGTATATCTCCTTCCTTCCAAGGAGCTTGTTCTCTTTAACCTCAGTAACCCTAATCTCCATCATTTACCACCTCCATTTTTCTAAGCAGCTGAGCACATCTGCGCTTACATTCGGGTGTGACCTTTATAAGCACTATCCCCTCATCAGGCTGTCCGTAAACCACTAACGCTCCTTCCGGAGCGTAGATGACGGCCGGGATAGCGGCCAAATCCTCCTCACCGTTTACCTTTATGTAGACTCTTCTTCCCCTTTTGGCAAGTTCAAAGGACTTTTTGATAGCATTTAATAAAGCTTTCGTTATTGTTCCGGGCGGGTTCTTTGTTGTGAACACCACCGCCCCGAGCTCAATCTCGGGCCTGTATTCAACTCTCTTGGTTTTATGATCGTAGATAGCGATAGAGGGCTTTATACCAAGCCTGAGGACGTTTTCGGTAACCACATCCCCAACCGTAACCAGATAGGGCGCTCTCTCAAATTCTTCGCGGGAGGCCAAGTAGGGCTGCGGAATCTCTCCCCTAATCAACCTACCCAGAGGGTTTTTAAGCTCATGTCTAAGCTCTTCCGTGAGTTTAAAGTAAAATTCCCTGCACATTCTACCTGACCCTTATGGCGTACTTTCCGGGAACCTTCACTCCAAGCCTCTGAGCTATTTTGGAGTTCTCGGGATCAAGGATTATAACGAGGTCGAACCATTCGTCACTTAGGTCCCTGCTCCCGCAAACGGGGCATCTTTCTTCGCTGGTTATGTAGTGGCAGTGTCTGCAGGCCTTTTCGCTCATTCTCCCTCACCACTCTCGGCCTTTCTCTTTTCTTTTTGTATCCACTCAAACTTGCCCAGCCCTGGCTGTCTCATGGTAAGGCCTATCTTGTTCTCCCTGATTATCTTGCTCTTTTCACTGACGGCTATTATCCTAGCCCTCACAGCATCACCAAGCTTCAGGATGTAGCCCTTCTCCTTTCCAACAAATTGGGCGTTTTTCTCGTCAAAGACAACGTAATCATCCATAAGCTGGGAGATGTGAACCAGACCATCCATTGGGCCAATTCTTATGAAAGCACCGTATGGGACAACGTCGATAACCTCACCCTCAACAACCTCGTGCATCTCGGGCTTCCACACAAGTACGTCAAAGACTGCCTCGTGATAGGTGGCTCCGTCCCCAGGGATTATTACTCCGTCACTAATTTCATGAACATCAAGAATTGCCAGAATGACGCCTTCATCTTTATCGTAAATTCCTTCATAAGCCTCTCGCAGAACAATCTTAGCAGCTTCTTTTGGATCCATTGTAAACATTCTCGGGGGGATTCTCACAACGTCCTTGACTCGAATAAGCTTGTACATTCTCTTACCTCCAAAATTTTAAAAGAGAAGATCACTTCTTGAATTTCTCCTTGTAGAGCTCTATTGCCCTGAGGATTTCCTGCTTTGCCCTCTCTGCGTTTTCCCAGCCCTCTACAATGATCTCCTTTCCTTGGAGCTCCTTGTAGCGCTTGAAGAAGTGTGCTATCTCATCAAGGAAAGCCTTTGGAACATCATCTATGTCCTTCCAGTCGTTGAAGTAGGGATCCTCAACTGGTACTGCTAGTACCTTGTAGTCCTTGTCTCCGCTGTCTACCATCTTGAAGAGGCCTATTGGTCTCGCCTCAATGAGAACTCCCGGGTAAGTTGGTTCCCTCATGATGACCATGATGTCAAATGGGTCGTCGTCATCGTACCATGTTTGTGGAATGATTCCGTAGTCAACCGGGTAGTAGAATGGGCTGTAAAGGACTCTATCGAGCTTTATAAGGCCGGTCTTTTTGTCAAGCTCGTACTTGTTTCTGCTTCCCTTTGGGATTTCTATTAGGGCGTAAACAACTTCCGGTACTTCCGGTCCGGGCTCCAAATCGTGGAATGGATTCATCTCAATCACCTCTTTGGTTTTCAGAAGATTTAGTTATAAACCTAACCCAAAAGTTAACTTCTGCTCTTAGCTCTTAAGGTTGGTTTTTTAAAGTTGTCGCTTAATTCGTTGAAAGATTCTATTTGTAAAGTTTTTTTGTTTATCGTTACACTGTTTATCACGAAGTCAACACAAAGTTGGTACCCTACTAGTGGTAATCAACATTCTAAAGAAAAACCTTTTATAGTAGTTTTTAAATTATAACTGCCGGTGGTAATCAATGTGGAGGAAAGCTTTAGCGTTGGGAATGGTGTTAATGGCTTTGGGAGTTGTTTTTGGAGGAGTAGTGGAAGATAGTAATGCTGGAATAATCTATGGAGCTTACAGATGGCACAAAACGGGAGATGGAAAGGAAGTCCTTTATGGACTAACAGCTGGCCTCTTAGGCGGTTCATTTGTAGCTGGAGGCCAAATGGAAATGGCAGGAATAAAAATTGCAACTGAAGGGATAGTTAGTGTTGCTCTTAGAGTTGGTGCAGAATCACTAGCAAGGTGGTGCCCCTTATATTGCACTAGGAATAGCTCTTTAATTCGTTGCAAACAAAACCAAGGAGGAACCCACAATGAATTTTTACATAATAATAGGGAAATATAAATTGACGAGAAGAGATTTTGGACTAGGCATAGTTATTGGTATGCTTATCACTTTAATAATCCTCTTTTGTCAATTTGTTGGGCTTATAGACAAGCCACTAATCAGTTCGCCAGAGGACTTTCTAGTGTCTTTAATAGCATTTGCACTGTCTACGATAGTACTTGTTGGTATGCTTGAAAATATCCGACAAACAAAGAGTGAATTACAAAAAGTTACAAACAAAACCAAGGAGGAACCCGAAACAGGTTCCTACATAAAAATAGGGAAATATAAGGTGACAGGAATAGATCCTGGACTAGGCATGGCTATTGGTATGTTTATCAGCGTAATAATCCTCTTTTGTCAATTTGTTGGGCTTATAGACAAGCCACTAATCAGTTCACTAAGGGACTTCCTAGTGTCTTCAATAGCATTTGCACTGCTTACGATAGTTATTCTTGAAATTACCCCGAAAATTATCCGACAAACAAAAGATTGAATTACAAAAATAGGTTTATCATTGCAAGGGAGGGCTAAAATTGAAAGATAACACCAAACCTCTTTTACTTTCGTTCTTACTATTTTTTATTGGGCTTTTTCTTGGAGTAACTCTTTCAATTCATTATGAAGTTCACGAAAATGTTAATATTGCCCCATTTTTAGAAAGAGAGTTAAATGAAGGAAAACTGAGTTTTTCTTATATCT
Protein-coding regions in this window:
- the twy1 gene encoding 4-demethylwyosine synthase TYW1, coding for MDVKPNMPEEIANLFKKQHYALIGHHSSVKLCHWLKESIKHDRFCYKQKFYGIQSHRCLQMTPVTAWCTHNCIFCWRPMEGFLGVELPQPWDEPSYIVEKSIEAQRKLLSGYWGVKDQINAKKLEEAMEPKHAAISLSGEPMLYPMIGDLVEEFHRRGFTTFIVTNGTEPEVLEKMIKENKLPTQLYVSLTAPDEETYQKVNVPMIPDGWERINRTLELMRDLPVRTVIRLTLVKGENMHNPEGYANLIMKAKPMFVEAKAYMFVGFSRNRLTINNMPSHKDIKAFAEELVKYLPGYHIEDEYPPSRVVLIMRDNVSKEDRFIKH
- a CDS encoding 30S ribosomal protein S27ae — translated: MAKGKKTSQKWKFYEVKDGKVERKNRFCPRCGPGVFMANHKDRWACGRCGYTEWKK
- a CDS encoding inorganic diphosphatase; its protein translation is MNPFHDLEPGPEVPEVVYALIEIPKGSRNKYELDKKTGLIKLDRVLYSPFYYPVDYGIIPQTWYDDDDPFDIMVIMREPTYPGVLIEARPIGLFKMVDSGDKDYKVLAVPVEDPYFNDWKDIDDVPKAFLDEIAHFFKRYKELQGKEIIVEGWENAERAKQEILRAIELYKEKFKK
- the spt4 gene encoding transcription elongation factor subunit Spt4 encodes the protein MSEKACRHCHYITSEERCPVCGSRDLSDEWFDLVIILDPENSKIAQRLGVKVPGKYAIRVR
- a CDS encoding DNA-directed RNA polymerase — translated: MYKLIRVKDVVRIPPRMFTMDPKEAAKIVLREAYEGIYDKDEGVILAILDVHEISDGVIIPGDGATYHEAVFDVLVWKPEMHEVVEGEVIDVVPYGAFIRIGPMDGLVHISQLMDDYVVFDEKNAQFVGKEKGYILKLGDAVRARIIAVSEKSKIIRENKIGLTMRQPGLGKFEWIQKEKRKAESGEGE
- a CDS encoding HemK2/MTQ2 family protein methyltransferase — encoded protein: MIYHGLKIKLHPQVYEPSEDTFLLARNLKVKAGDIALDMGTGTGIIALLMAKKAKFVLGVDINPLAVELAKENARLNGITNVEFRQSDLFENVEGKFDIITFNAPYLPGEPEEPIDLALVGGESGREVLDRFLEEFPDYLKENGIVQIAQSSITGIEETLKKLQSKGFVAEITAKERYFFEEIVVITARRA
- a CDS encoding GTP-dependent dephospho-CoA kinase, producing the protein MCREFYFKLTEELRHELKNPLGRLIRGEIPQPYLASREEFERAPYLVTVGDVVTENVLRLGIKPSIAIYDHKTKRVEYRPEIELGAVVFTTKNPPGTITKALLNAIKKSFELAKRGRRVYIKVNGEEDLAAIPAVIYAPEGALVVYGQPDEGIVLIKVTPECKRRCAQLLRKMEVVNDGD
- a CDS encoding 30S ribosomal protein S24e translates to MEIRVTEVKENKLLGRKEIYFEVIHEGEPTPSRKDVKGKLVAMLDLNPETTVIQYIRSYFGSRVSKGYAKAYESKERMLYIEPEYILKRDGIIQEGE